A genomic region of Gemmata massiliana contains the following coding sequences:
- a CDS encoding 3' terminal RNA ribose 2'-O-methyltransferase Hen1 yields the protein MLLTVTTTRSPATDLGWLLHKHPDKVQSFDLTFGQAHVFYPEVADERCTAALVLDVDPVGLARQRRNTGNELLAQYVNDRPYAASSFLSVALSQVFGSALNGSCKAKPELAETPLPFVARLTALPCRRGGEGFLRRLFEPLGYEVSATRHPLDTHFPEWGESPYFTVELSATVRLADLLSHLYVLVPVLDDEKHYWVSTDEVDKLLRHGGNWLAAHPEKEQIAARYLRRQGKLVKSALSSLGRDEATDPDEAAAAQDLAEERLEARVSLHEQRLATVHAALRASGANRVLDLGCGEGKLLRLLATDPQFKEVIGVDVSVRSLEIARQRLDRQRLPDNLSDRLKLLHGALTYRDARLEGFDAAAVVEVIEHLDPPRLGAFERALFGAARPGVVVLTTPNSEYNVRFENLPAGKFRHADHRFEWTRAEFASWCAGVCAAHGYTARIDPLGDVDTEVGAPSQMAVFTRGGRE from the coding sequence ATGCTCCTGACCGTAACGACGACTCGCAGCCCCGCGACCGACCTGGGCTGGCTCCTGCACAAGCACCCCGACAAGGTGCAATCGTTCGATCTCACGTTCGGGCAGGCCCACGTCTTCTATCCGGAAGTGGCCGACGAGCGCTGTACCGCGGCTCTCGTTCTCGACGTGGACCCGGTCGGACTCGCGCGCCAGCGGCGGAACACCGGCAACGAACTTCTCGCGCAGTACGTCAACGACCGGCCCTACGCGGCATCCTCGTTCCTGAGTGTCGCCCTTTCGCAAGTGTTCGGCAGCGCACTCAATGGCAGTTGCAAGGCGAAGCCGGAACTCGCCGAGACTCCGCTACCCTTCGTTGCTCGACTCACGGCGCTTCCGTGCCGGCGCGGGGGAGAGGGCTTCCTGCGTAGGCTTTTCGAGCCACTCGGGTACGAAGTTTCGGCCACGCGGCACCCACTCGACACGCACTTCCCGGAGTGGGGCGAATCGCCGTACTTCACGGTCGAACTCTCGGCCACGGTTCGGCTCGCGGATCTGCTCTCGCACCTCTACGTACTCGTCCCCGTGCTCGACGACGAGAAACACTACTGGGTCAGCACCGACGAAGTGGACAAGCTCCTCCGTCACGGCGGGAACTGGCTCGCCGCGCACCCGGAAAAGGAACAGATCGCGGCCCGGTACTTGCGCAGACAGGGCAAATTGGTGAAGTCCGCGCTCAGTTCACTCGGGCGGGACGAAGCGACCGACCCGGATGAAGCCGCGGCCGCACAAGACCTGGCGGAAGAACGGTTGGAAGCGCGCGTGAGCTTGCACGAACAGCGCCTCGCAACTGTCCACGCAGCCCTGCGCGCAAGCGGTGCTAATCGCGTACTGGACCTCGGGTGCGGTGAGGGGAAGCTCCTCCGATTGCTCGCGACCGATCCGCAATTCAAGGAAGTGATCGGCGTCGACGTGTCCGTGCGGAGCCTGGAAATCGCGCGCCAGCGCCTCGACCGCCAGCGCCTGCCCGACAATCTGAGCGACCGCTTGAAACTCCTGCACGGCGCCCTCACGTATCGCGACGCCCGGCTCGAAGGCTTCGACGCCGCGGCGGTAGTGGAAGTGATCGAGCACCTCGACCCGCCGCGGTTGGGCGCCTTCGAGCGAGCGCTGTTCGGCGCCGCACGGCCGGGAGTCGTCGTGCTCACGACGCCGAACAGCGAGTACAACGTGCGGTTCGAGAACCTGCCGGCCGGCAAGTTCCGGCACGCGGACCACCGCTTCGAGTGGACCCGCGCCGAGTTCGCGTCGTGGTGCGCGGGTGTGTGTGCGGCCCACGGCTACACGGCCCGTATCGACCCGCTCGGCGATGTGGACACAGAAGTCGGCGCACCGAGCCAGATGGCGGTGTTCACTCGGGGAGGCCGCGAATGA
- a CDS encoding HEAT repeat domain-containing protein: MNAGFDPMWSTNELISFALSHPPTDEDNDPHYDVIHVLRERGTREVFDAATRLLASACPMERALGVNIHAQLGYKQDKPFAAESVQLLANLLETEENEDVIYAALMAFGHLYRLECLPSAVRFASYPDDHIRYGVTCALAGLDDERAIATLIVLTGDTSALVRDWATFALGSQTEWDSLELRAALWARTADVDDVTRGEALKGLAHRRDARAAEAIVAELDGPDPYLTTVEAAEILADPGVLPALERLRVRRPGDRYVERAIAACATNG; encoded by the coding sequence ATGAACGCCGGCTTTGATCCGATGTGGTCAACAAACGAACTGATTTCGTTCGCGCTGTCTCATCCGCCAACGGATGAGGACAACGATCCGCATTACGACGTCATCCACGTGCTTCGCGAGCGCGGAACGCGCGAGGTGTTCGACGCCGCAACTCGTTTGCTCGCCAGCGCCTGCCCAATGGAACGCGCGCTCGGTGTGAACATTCACGCTCAATTGGGTTACAAGCAAGACAAACCGTTCGCGGCGGAGTCAGTTCAACTCCTCGCGAACTTGCTCGAAACTGAGGAAAACGAAGACGTTATTTATGCCGCACTTATGGCGTTCGGGCACCTGTACCGACTCGAATGCTTGCCAAGCGCCGTGCGATTTGCGAGCTATCCGGACGACCACATCCGCTACGGCGTCACCTGTGCGCTCGCCGGTTTGGACGATGAACGGGCTATTGCCACGCTGATCGTTCTTACTGGTGACACGAGCGCATTGGTTCGCGATTGGGCCACGTTTGCCCTTGGAAGCCAGACCGAGTGGGACAGCCTGGAACTTCGTGCGGCGTTGTGGGCGCGTACTGCGGACGTAGATGACGTAACGCGAGGCGAAGCACTCAAGGGCTTGGCTCACCGCAGGGATGCACGCGCGGCCGAGGCCATCGTTGCCGAATTGGACGGCCCGGACCCGTATCTCACGACGGTCGAAGCGGCCGAGATTCTGGCCGATCCGGGCGTGTTACCCGCGCTCGAACGGTTGCGCGTGCGGCGCCCGGGAGACCGGTACGTCGAGCGCGCGATCGCGGCGTGTGCAACGAACGGCTGA
- the tssG gene encoding type VI secretion system baseplate subunit TssG — protein sequence MSSTPHPRSPLAALFAAPGKFDFFQAVRLLERLASAEDRAAVGGDTAPEQEAVSFRVLPALRFPVGSVSKVAPERDGPPELVATFGGLTGPDGILPQHYTALLISRSRLKDHTLRDWLDMFHHRLLSLFTRAWEKNRWAAVVDRQRAEGATREDAATRAGFAVAGFGTGGLRERLKLPGDVPVFYAGLLSRQPRTATGLEQILGDFFGWPVRVEQFAGQWLYLDTENKAELPREGRTGLNCTLGRDVVIGRRVWDVQGSVCVVVGPLDGRAFRSLLPGGDARAPVCEMVRLYLGLEFDAEIQVVIEPDAVPVTALEYDERAGPRLGWNTWVRTHNFGAPVSDVKFAVK from the coding sequence ATGAGTTCCACTCCCCACCCCCGTTCGCCGCTCGCCGCGCTGTTTGCTGCGCCGGGGAAGTTCGATTTCTTCCAGGCGGTGCGATTGCTCGAACGGCTCGCTTCGGCCGAGGACCGCGCCGCGGTCGGGGGCGACACCGCGCCCGAACAGGAAGCGGTGTCGTTCCGCGTGCTACCGGCGCTACGGTTCCCGGTGGGGTCGGTGTCGAAGGTCGCGCCCGAACGCGACGGACCGCCGGAACTGGTCGCCACGTTCGGCGGGTTGACCGGTCCGGACGGGATTCTACCGCAGCACTACACCGCCCTCCTCATCAGCCGGTCGCGGCTCAAGGACCACACGCTCCGCGACTGGCTCGACATGTTCCACCACCGGCTCCTGTCGCTGTTCACGCGCGCGTGGGAGAAGAACCGGTGGGCCGCGGTCGTGGACCGGCAGCGTGCGGAGGGCGCGACGCGCGAGGACGCCGCCACGCGCGCGGGATTCGCGGTCGCGGGATTCGGTACCGGCGGACTGCGCGAGCGGCTGAAGCTCCCCGGCGACGTGCCCGTCTTCTACGCGGGATTGCTCTCGCGCCAACCGCGCACCGCGACGGGGTTAGAACAGATCCTCGGCGACTTCTTCGGATGGCCGGTCCGCGTGGAACAGTTCGCGGGTCAGTGGCTCTACCTCGACACCGAGAACAAGGCGGAACTCCCGCGCGAGGGTCGCACGGGCTTGAACTGCACACTCGGGCGCGACGTGGTGATCGGGCGCCGCGTGTGGGACGTGCAGGGGAGCGTCTGCGTCGTGGTCGGGCCGCTCGATGGGCGCGCGTTCCGCAGCCTGCTCCCCGGTGGGGACGCCCGGGCGCCGGTGTGCGAGATGGTTCGCCTGTACTTGGGCCTGGAGTTCGATGCGGAGATCCAGGTAGTCATCGAACCGGACGCGGTGCCGGTCACCGCACTGGAGTACGACGAGCGCGCCGGCCCTCGACTCGGCTGGAACACCTGGGTGCGCACGCACAACTTCGGCGCGCCCGTGAGTGACGTGAAGTTCGCGGTGAAGTGA